One window of the Actinomyces procaprae genome contains the following:
- a CDS encoding resuscitation-promoting factor, translating to MTRINELLKPNIIRAGGIAAVLALSVSGGAYAAVEATAPGVDAEVLPETVVVASAADISADGAAAEEAAELVAGGDVAEVSSVTEEVTDKFERVEQESDSLAEGEEKVQTEGVNGVTRVVYRVTSVDGKEIAREVVSRAVVTERVDEVVLVGTGSTSDDTASDGATGSTGSSSSSSAGASAGSSSSGGASAGDDSVWAALAQCESGGNPTTNTGNGFYGLYQFSLSTWQAMGGTGYPHEADVATQTAMAKKLQAQSGWGQWPHCAAQLGLL from the coding sequence ATGACCCGCATCAACGAACTCCTCAAGCCCAACATCATCCGTGCCGGGGGCATCGCCGCGGTGCTGGCCCTGTCGGTCTCCGGCGGCGCTTACGCCGCCGTCGAGGCGACAGCGCCGGGTGTCGACGCCGAGGTACTCCCCGAGACCGTGGTGGTGGCCTCCGCCGCGGACATCTCCGCCGACGGCGCCGCCGCCGAGGAGGCTGCCGAGCTGGTGGCCGGTGGTGACGTGGCGGAGGTCTCCTCGGTGACCGAGGAGGTTACGGACAAGTTTGAGCGGGTTGAGCAGGAGTCGGACTCGCTGGCTGAGGGTGAGGAGAAGGTTCAGACCGAGGGTGTTAATGGGGTCACCCGGGTGGTTTATCGGGTGACGAGTGTGGACGGCAAGGAGATCGCCCGTGAGGTGGTCTCCCGTGCGGTGGTCACCGAGCGCGTCGACGAGGTGGTGCTGGTCGGCACCGGCAGCACCTCCGACGACACCGCATCCGACGGTGCAACCGGCAGCACCGGTTCCTCCAGCAGCTCGTCCGCAGGAGCCTCGGCGGGCAGCTCCTCCTCCGGCGGCGCCTCCGCCGGCGACGACTCGGTATGGGCGGCCCTGGCCCAGTGCGAATCCGGCGGCAACCCCACCACCAACACTGGGAACGGCTTCTACGGCCTGTACCAGTTCTCCCTGTCCACCTGGCAGGCCATGGGCGGCACCGGCTACCCGCACGAGGCGGATGTGGCCACCCAGACCGCCATGGCCAAGAAGCTCCAGGCCCAGTCCGGCTGGGGCCAGTGGCCCCACT